A region of Oceanicoccus sp. KOV_DT_Chl DNA encodes the following proteins:
- a CDS encoding sulfurtransferase TusA family protein: MVATIHQLDTCGLSCPMPLLKAKQALNRMNSGEQLQVSATDQGSWRDFQVFAEQSGHLLLDRQLDNGIYRYLLQKNNFYSCCRSGSAN; the protein is encoded by the coding sequence ATGGTTGCAACTATCCATCAGCTCGATACCTGTGGTTTAAGCTGTCCAATGCCCTTATTAAAAGCCAAGCAAGCGCTGAATCGAATGAATAGCGGGGAACAGTTGCAGGTGAGCGCAACTGATCAGGGTTCGTGGCGAGATTTTCAGGTGTTTGCCGAACAAAGTGGTCATCTGTTGCTGGATCGGCAGCTCGATAATGGTATCTATCGTTATTTGCTACAGAAAAATAATTTTTACAGTTGTTGCCGTTCCGGCTCAGCTAATTAG
- a CDS encoding AI-2E family transporter: MAPVITSIILAFLMQGLIAQLIARNVPQWMAVSIAFLIFVGSFFVILFVVLPLAWNQMTNLFNELPRMLLQWQQLLLVLTERYPDIFSEAQIQEWMKLARAELGQLGQLLVSFSIANLLNVFGLLIYLVLVPILVFFFLKDKQILLLWLKSFLPAERPMLSKIWQEMNEQVANYVRGKAIEILIVGSVSYLSFVALGLNYAALLGLLVGLSVVIPYIGAAVVTLPVLLIGYFQWGWGADFLTLFIVYSVIQALDGNVLVPLLFSEAVNLHPVAIILAVLVFGGFWGLWGCFLQFL, encoded by the coding sequence TTGGCTCCGGTTATTACCAGTATTATTTTGGCTTTTTTGATGCAGGGTTTAATTGCGCAACTAATAGCGCGAAATGTGCCGCAGTGGATGGCTGTCAGTATTGCATTCTTGATTTTTGTGGGGAGTTTTTTCGTCATTTTGTTTGTGGTTTTGCCCTTGGCGTGGAACCAGATGACTAACTTGTTTAATGAGCTGCCGCGTATGTTGTTGCAGTGGCAGCAGCTATTGCTAGTGTTGACAGAGCGGTATCCTGATATTTTTTCTGAGGCTCAAATTCAAGAGTGGATGAAGCTGGCACGTGCTGAATTGGGGCAGTTAGGGCAGCTGCTAGTATCCTTTTCTATAGCAAATCTTCTTAATGTCTTCGGGTTGTTAATTTACCTGGTGCTAGTTCCCATTTTGGTGTTCTTTTTTCTTAAGGATAAGCAGATATTGCTGTTATGGCTAAAGTCTTTTTTGCCTGCTGAACGCCCTATGCTGAGTAAAATATGGCAGGAAATGAATGAGCAGGTAGCCAATTATGTCAGGGGTAAGGCGATTGAAATTCTTATTGTTGGCTCAGTTAGTTATTTGTCCTTTGTAGCGCTGGGGTTAAATTATGCGGCGCTACTCGGCTTGCTAGTAGGCTTGTCTGTAGTGATTCCTTATATTGGCGCGGCAGTGGTTACCTTGCCGGTTTTATTAATTGGTTACTTTCAGTGGGGCTGGGGGGCGGATTTTTTGACCTTATTTATTGTCTATTCTGTGATTCAGGCATTGGATGGTAACGTATTGGTGCCGCTATTATTTTCTGAAGCGGTAAATTTACATCCGGTAGCCATTATTCTTGCTGTGCTGGTTTTTGGTGGGTTCTGGGGGCTGTGGGGGTGTTTTTTGCAATTCCTTTAG
- the aceE gene encoding pyruvate dehydrogenase (acetyl-transferring), homodimeric type, which yields MQDNDPIETAEWLEALSDVLGQDGGPERATFLLKTMAEEVAQSGSQVPSAITTPFRNTIKPTDERRMPGDLFMERRIRSLIRWNALAMVMRANDNDDGLGGHISSFSSAATLYDIGFNYFFKGNDDRHGDLIYYQGHSAPGMYARSYLEGRLSEDQLDNFRREVGGNGLSSYPHPWLMPNYWQFPTVSMGLGPIQAIYQAHVMKYQHSRELLDQSGRKVWAFLGDGECDEPESLGAIALAGRERLDNLIFVVNCNLQRLDGPVRGNGKIIQELEGVFRGAGWNVIKVIWGRHWDALLEKDKTGLLKKRMNEVCDGELQNYKANGGAYTREHFFGKYPELLELVKDLSDDDIMYLNRGGHDPYKMYAAYAQAVETVERPTVVLAMTVKGYGMGHSGEAQNETHSLKKLDIESLKKFRDRFGIPINDDELKNVPYYKPADDSPEMVYMRKRREELGGFIPSRKDDFEALEVPSLESFSGQLKSSGKREISTTMAFVRLLSTLTKDKKIGQRVVPIVPDEARTFGMEGMFRQLGIYSSQGQRYTPHDADQIMYYKEDKKGQILEEGINEAGAFSAWLAAASSYSNHGYPMVPFYIFYSMFGFQRIMDLAWAAGDTQARGFLLGATAGRTTLNGEGLQHQDGHSLLMANMIPNCVAYDPTYSYELAVIIQHGLQQMYAEKKNCFYYITVENENYHHPEMPENCEEGIIKGMYKIEQATHGKTHTVQLMGGGAILREVQAAAEILRNDYDVDADVWSLTSINELRREGMAVDRWNLMNPEKVARKSYVAQQLEDCEGPVICATDYMKSYGEQIAPFIRRQYRVLGTDGFGRSDTRAMLRYHFEVDRYFVVLAALKSLVDEDKLDASVAVDAAKKFGISSDKRDPMGC from the coding sequence ATGCAAGACAATGATCCAATCGAAACAGCAGAATGGTTGGAAGCACTTTCCGATGTGCTTGGTCAGGATGGTGGTCCCGAGCGGGCAACATTCTTGTTAAAGACCATGGCGGAGGAGGTAGCTCAGTCCGGTAGCCAGGTTCCCTCTGCAATCACTACTCCCTTTCGCAATACCATCAAGCCTACGGATGAACGTCGTATGCCTGGTGATTTATTTATGGAGCGCCGTATTCGTTCATTGATTCGATGGAATGCGCTCGCCATGGTGATGCGTGCCAACGATAATGATGATGGACTGGGTGGGCACATATCCTCATTTTCTTCCGCAGCCACTCTCTACGATATTGGTTTTAATTATTTCTTTAAAGGTAATGATGATCGCCATGGCGATCTTATTTATTATCAGGGTCACAGCGCACCTGGCATGTATGCGCGCTCTTATCTGGAAGGGCGGTTAAGCGAAGATCAGCTGGATAATTTCCGCCGTGAAGTAGGTGGTAATGGTTTGTCTTCTTATCCACACCCATGGTTGATGCCTAATTATTGGCAATTTCCTACTGTTTCGATGGGCTTGGGCCCTATTCAGGCGATCTACCAGGCACACGTGATGAAGTATCAACACAGCCGTGAACTGCTTGATCAAAGTGGTCGTAAAGTATGGGCCTTTTTGGGCGATGGCGAGTGTGATGAACCCGAATCCTTGGGTGCTATCGCGTTGGCTGGACGCGAACGCCTGGATAACCTCATTTTTGTTGTAAATTGTAATTTGCAACGCTTGGATGGTCCGGTACGTGGCAATGGCAAAATTATTCAGGAATTAGAAGGGGTGTTTCGCGGTGCTGGTTGGAATGTTATCAAGGTTATTTGGGGCCGCCACTGGGATGCACTATTAGAGAAAGACAAAACTGGCTTGTTGAAAAAGCGCATGAATGAAGTGTGCGATGGTGAATTGCAAAATTATAAAGCCAATGGCGGCGCTTATACCCGTGAGCACTTTTTTGGCAAGTACCCAGAGCTGTTGGAATTGGTTAAAGATTTATCCGATGACGATATTATGTATCTAAATCGTGGGGGTCATGACCCTTATAAAATGTATGCAGCTTATGCGCAGGCGGTAGAAACGGTAGAACGCCCGACAGTGGTTTTGGCAATGACAGTGAAAGGCTATGGTATGGGCCATTCCGGCGAGGCGCAAAATGAAACGCACTCGTTGAAAAAGCTGGATATCGAGAGCTTGAAAAAATTCCGCGATCGTTTTGGTATTCCTATCAATGACGATGAATTAAAAAATGTCCCGTATTACAAGCCAGCTGACGATAGTCCTGAAATGGTTTATATGCGCAAACGCAGGGAAGAGTTAGGTGGTTTTATTCCTTCGCGCAAAGATGATTTTGAAGCGCTGGAAGTGCCATCACTAGAAAGTTTTAGCGGACAGTTAAAGAGCAGCGGCAAGCGCGAAATTTCTACCACGATGGCGTTTGTACGGTTGCTTTCAACCCTGACTAAAGATAAAAAAATTGGCCAGCGTGTAGTCCCTATCGTGCCTGATGAGGCGCGCACGTTTGGGATGGAAGGGATGTTCCGCCAACTGGGTATATATTCATCGCAAGGCCAGCGTTATACGCCACACGATGCCGATCAAATTATGTATTACAAGGAAGATAAAAAAGGTCAGATTTTGGAGGAGGGTATCAACGAAGCAGGGGCTTTTTCAGCCTGGCTAGCTGCGGCGAGCTCTTACAGTAATCACGGCTACCCCATGGTGCCGTTTTATATTTTTTATTCCATGTTTGGTTTTCAGCGCATTATGGATTTAGCCTGGGCGGCGGGTGATACACAGGCTCGAGGTTTCTTGTTGGGCGCTACTGCAGGACGCACTACTTTGAATGGTGAGGGCCTGCAGCATCAGGATGGCCATAGCTTGTTAATGGCTAATATGATTCCTAATTGCGTCGCCTATGATCCTACTTACTCCTATGAGCTTGCAGTGATTATTCAGCACGGTTTACAGCAGATGTATGCAGAGAAGAAGAACTGTTTTTATTACATCACCGTTGAAAATGAAAATTATCATCACCCTGAAATGCCTGAAAATTGTGAAGAAGGCATTATCAAAGGTATGTACAAAATTGAGCAGGCGACCCACGGCAAGACGCATACTGTACAGTTGATGGGTGGCGGCGCGATTTTACGTGAAGTTCAGGCTGCTGCTGAAATTCTACGTAATGACTATGATGTTGATGCTGATGTGTGGAGTTTGACCAGTATCAATGAGTTACGTCGCGAGGGTATGGCTGTTGATCGCTGGAACTTAATGAATCCAGAGAAGGTTGCACGTAAGTCTTATGTGGCACAGCAATTAGAGGATTGTGAAGGGCCGGTTATCTGCGCTACCGATTATATGAAGTCTTATGGTGAGCAAATAGCGCCGTTTATTCGTCGCCAGTATCGGGTGTTAGGTACTGATGGCTTTGGTCGCTCTGACACGCGCGCAATGTTGCGTTACCACTTTGAAGTAGATCGTTATTTCGTGGTCTTGGCGGCTTTAAAATCTTTGGTAGATGAAGATAAGTTGGATGCTTCGGTAGCCGTTGATGCGGCCAAAAAATTTGGCATTAGTAGCGATAAAAGGGACCCGATGGGATGTTAG
- a CDS encoding insulinase family protein, which produces MAKRWFGWCLLFSFFLAAACGVLPLDNSAQQIIKSDNDTREYRYIELPNQLKVLIVSDVNVEKSAASLDVHVGSQQDPIDAQGLAHFLEHMLFLGTEKYPQAGDYQQYISAHGGSHNAYTSFEHTNYFFDISPEYFEQGLDRFAQFFIAPLFDEAYVEREKNAVHSEYTSKIKDEQRRGIDVFKQVINPQHPFAKLSVGNLETLTVNEETQASLRAQLLDFYQQYYSSNLMTLVLIGSESLDQLEQMARSRFSAIKNNKTNIADISAPLIESQRLPLLIEVKPEKSMRTLSLAFLTEDTSAFYAEKPLHYLGNILGHEGKGSLLSYLKQQGWAEGLSAGQGIKYRGGGSFNISIKLTDSGAKDRDKVIEAVFQAINRIKNSPNKAWLFAEQKAIAEQHFRYQEKQASAHYAVSLASNMHYYPLEDVLRGDYLMKSYNALLVERFISYLTPENAVITFTAPSAKVDRTSYFYQTDYSVAKVDNKRLQRWSAVGINQAITLPEKNAFIAERLEIVTGDSQSDIPRKLSTVEGVSLWYRQDRQFNTPKGSVFVSYRSPFAADTIEHKVALTLLVDVLADELNEFSYAATLAGLNYSLQPHMRGLSIKVNGFSDKQPLLLKKVLQVLSQPQFDAERFANIKREHVRSLENRNKLQPYHLVMAALPELLYHQTWTAEQQLDVYRNITLEDIKAFQQRLFSKGQIDMLVHGNYQQAQAEQYAKQVAIALLDKNIAAPPVLIAQLAEQKFSRKLESDYADSSYALYIQSASTDKLSRAAMGVSAQVLRADFYTKLRTEQQLGYIVSSGAYPQIDVPGIFFLVQSPVAGPVQLQGAIDRFLKDRLQTLEGVTVAEFETQRKAVLSRLSEAPQNLLDQSELYWRDISQNYEQFDFRAQLIAAMKSLTFQQWRDYFVNDVIENPRRMVIFSEGQFVEAGEVSGQPVVDVEAFKESLPSYSFQ; this is translated from the coding sequence ATGGCTAAACGTTGGTTTGGTTGGTGTTTATTATTTTCATTTTTCCTGGCGGCCGCTTGTGGTGTTCTCCCCTTAGATAACTCTGCGCAGCAGATTATTAAAAGTGATAATGATACCAGGGAATATAGATATATAGAGTTGCCAAATCAATTAAAGGTGCTGATAGTTTCAGATGTGAATGTTGAAAAGTCGGCTGCCTCGCTGGATGTGCATGTGGGAAGTCAGCAGGATCCAATAGATGCTCAGGGCTTGGCGCATTTTTTGGAGCATATGCTGTTCCTGGGTACCGAAAAATATCCTCAAGCAGGTGATTATCAGCAATACATCAGTGCACATGGTGGCAGCCATAACGCCTATACTTCCTTTGAGCATACCAATTATTTTTTCGATATTTCCCCGGAGTATTTTGAGCAGGGCTTGGATCGGTTTGCACAGTTTTTCATTGCTCCCTTGTTCGATGAAGCATATGTAGAGCGCGAAAAAAATGCTGTGCATTCTGAGTATACGTCGAAAATTAAAGATGAGCAGCGCAGAGGGATAGATGTATTTAAGCAAGTAATCAACCCTCAGCATCCTTTTGCAAAATTAAGTGTGGGTAATTTGGAGACCTTGACTGTCAATGAAGAAACTCAGGCCAGTTTAAGGGCGCAGCTGTTGGATTTTTATCAGCAGTATTACTCTTCGAATTTAATGACTTTGGTCCTGATTGGTAGTGAGTCGCTCGATCAGTTAGAACAAATGGCCCGCAGCCGGTTTTCAGCAATTAAAAATAATAAGACTAACATTGCCGATATTTCAGCGCCGCTAATAGAGTCGCAGCGTCTACCGTTATTGATTGAAGTTAAACCTGAAAAGTCGATGCGTACGTTGTCACTGGCATTTCTTACCGAAGATACGTCGGCCTTTTATGCTGAAAAGCCGTTACATTATCTGGGTAATATCTTGGGGCATGAGGGTAAGGGCAGCTTATTGTCTTATTTAAAGCAGCAGGGGTGGGCTGAAGGACTTAGTGCTGGTCAAGGCATAAAGTATCGTGGTGGTGGCAGCTTTAATATTTCAATAAAGTTGACTGATTCAGGGGCGAAAGATCGCGATAAAGTGATTGAAGCGGTATTCCAGGCGATTAATCGTATTAAAAATTCGCCTAATAAGGCGTGGTTGTTTGCCGAGCAAAAAGCCATTGCTGAACAGCATTTTCGTTATCAGGAAAAACAGGCATCGGCACATTATGCGGTTTCGTTGGCCTCTAATATGCATTACTACCCGCTTGAAGATGTACTGCGGGGTGATTATTTGATGAAGAGCTACAACGCGTTGCTGGTGGAGCGTTTTATAAGTTATTTGACGCCGGAAAATGCCGTTATCACCTTCACTGCTCCCTCGGCAAAGGTTGACCGAACCAGTTATTTCTATCAAACAGATTACAGTGTGGCTAAGGTCGATAACAAAAGGTTGCAGCGCTGGTCAGCTGTTGGAATTAATCAAGCTATTACTCTGCCTGAGAAAAATGCTTTTATTGCAGAACGTTTGGAGATAGTAACTGGGGATTCTCAAAGTGATATTCCTCGTAAGCTCTCGACGGTAGAGGGTGTAAGCTTGTGGTATCGGCAAGATCGGCAATTTAATACACCAAAAGGTAGCGTTTTTGTCAGTTATCGTTCTCCGTTTGCGGCTGATACGATTGAGCACAAAGTCGCTTTGACTTTACTGGTTGACGTGTTGGCAGATGAGTTAAATGAATTTTCCTATGCAGCTACTTTGGCTGGATTAAATTATTCATTACAGCCGCATATGCGGGGACTATCGATTAAAGTTAATGGCTTTAGTGATAAACAGCCTTTATTGCTGAAAAAAGTTTTGCAGGTTTTGTCCCAGCCGCAGTTTGATGCTGAGCGCTTTGCAAATATAAAGCGCGAACACGTCCGGTCGTTAGAGAACAGAAATAAACTACAGCCTTATCATTTAGTGATGGCTGCGTTGCCAGAGTTACTTTATCACCAAACATGGACAGCTGAGCAGCAGCTGGATGTATACCGTAATATCACTCTTGAGGATATTAAGGCTTTCCAACAGCGGCTATTTTCAAAAGGCCAAATTGATATGTTGGTTCACGGAAATTATCAGCAGGCTCAAGCTGAGCAATATGCGAAGCAAGTAGCAATAGCGTTACTGGATAAAAATATAGCAGCTCCACCGGTGTTGATAGCGCAGTTAGCTGAACAAAAATTTTCTCGAAAACTCGAAAGTGATTACGCGGATTCTTCTTATGCGCTCTACATACAGTCAGCATCTACCGATAAGCTGAGTCGTGCGGCCATGGGCGTATCTGCCCAAGTTCTGCGGGCAGACTTTTATACCAAGCTAAGAACAGAGCAGCAGCTTGGATATATTGTTAGCTCAGGTGCCTATCCGCAAATCGATGTGCCTGGAATTTTTTTCCTGGTACAGTCGCCGGTGGCGGGGCCGGTTCAATTGCAGGGAGCGATCGACCGATTTTTAAAGGATCGTCTACAGACATTAGAGGGTGTAACTGTTGCCGAGTTTGAAACTCAGCGCAAAGCAGTATTGTCGCGCTTATCAGAAGCGCCACAAAATTTATTAGATCAGTCTGAGTTGTATTGGCGTGATATTAGCCAAAATTATGAACAATTTGATTTTCGAGCGCAATTAATTGCCGCGATGAAAAGTCTGACCTTTCAGCAGTGGCGTGATTATTTTGTAAATGATGTCATTGAAAACCCTCGCAGGATGGTCATTTTCTCTGAAGGTCAGTTTGTGGAGGCGGGAGAGGTTTCTGGTCAGCCCGTTGTCGATGTTGAAGCGTTTAAAGAGTCGTTACCCAGTTATTCCTTTCAATAA
- a CDS encoding PleD family two-component system response regulator: MQLALIVDDSKTARFMLRKMLDKHRIEVAMVESGQEALDYLQQHQPDVIFMDHMMPGMDGFSAVKAIKSNPVTANIPIVMHTTKQGDIYLGQAKALGAIDILAKPAKDQDLLAVLDRVNSDAGAANQEISQNELNLVDQNLPIDPMALTGGIPIVTQSFDRPLAAPQAVDVEPEPMVVGTSFWGSVRQWLVVVIWLMPILWLLNLYFEQQQEIQQFERQQGYFVESIEWLLNQQPGYDYGELPLAGDRLVLLKGVVERLQVAGFKGVIRMEGYVGDFCLSLLALGDGSEVFMLPAADLPLLECDVIGLSTAQALAASIEQSDEFSEYVQDLAAITKDIRLEMLPFGASNPLFPYPDDLRGNTSGDWNAVALKNNRVKFVLLSD; encoded by the coding sequence GTGCAACTGGCTTTAATTGTTGACGATTCTAAAACTGCACGTTTTATGCTACGTAAAATGCTGGATAAGCATCGCATTGAAGTGGCAATGGTTGAATCTGGACAGGAGGCGCTGGACTATCTGCAGCAACATCAGCCCGATGTAATTTTTATGGATCATATGATGCCGGGTATGGATGGTTTTAGTGCAGTAAAAGCTATCAAATCTAATCCTGTCACGGCTAACATTCCCATCGTGATGCATACCACTAAGCAGGGTGATATTTATTTGGGGCAGGCTAAAGCGCTAGGCGCTATTGATATCTTGGCCAAGCCAGCCAAAGATCAGGATTTACTGGCGGTATTGGATAGGGTTAATAGCGATGCAGGCGCCGCTAATCAGGAGATAAGCCAGAATGAGTTAAATCTTGTCGATCAGAATTTGCCGATAGACCCAATGGCGCTCACGGGTGGCATTCCCATAGTGACCCAATCATTCGACAGGCCGTTAGCGGCTCCGCAAGCAGTCGACGTAGAGCCCGAGCCGATGGTTGTTGGGACTTCTTTTTGGGGCTCTGTGCGTCAGTGGTTGGTAGTTGTTATTTGGTTAATGCCTATTCTTTGGTTGTTAAATCTTTATTTTGAACAGCAGCAAGAAATACAGCAGTTTGAGCGGCAACAGGGGTATTTTGTTGAGTCGATCGAGTGGTTGCTTAATCAGCAGCCAGGGTATGATTATGGCGAGTTGCCATTGGCGGGAGATCGCTTGGTGTTGCTCAAAGGCGTGGTTGAGCGCTTGCAGGTGGCAGGTTTTAAAGGTGTGATTCGAATGGAGGGTTATGTGGGGGATTTCTGTTTGTCGCTATTGGCCTTAGGTGATGGCTCCGAGGTGTTTATGTTGCCGGCCGCAGACCTACCGTTACTAGAGTGCGATGTGATAGGTTTGTCTACAGCGCAAGCATTGGCGGCATCCATTGAGCAAAGTGATGAGTTTTCGGAGTATGTTCAGGATCTAGCCGCGATAACCAAAGATATCCGTCTCGAAATGCTTCCGTTCGGTGCCTCAAACCCTCTATTTCCCTACCCTGATGATTTAAGAGGTAATACCAGCGGGGACTGGAATGCTGTTGCGCTGAAAAATAACCGGGTCAAATTTGTGTTGTTGTCAGATTAA